A stretch of the Actinotalea sp. JY-7876 genome encodes the following:
- a CDS encoding aminoglycoside phosphotransferase family protein, translated as MTRLAAPAITADLVRRLVAEQHPRWAALPVTPVPRSGWDNRTFRLGDELLVRLPSAAEYAEAVVKEQRWLPVLAGHLPLPIPAPVAAGAPGRHFPWPWSVYRWLPGESADAAPPADLTRLAVDLAAFLAALQAVPGPGPGPGQHNWWRGGPVDRYEHETRHALEVLAGEVDVTAAGQVWQAAVASTWGGPDVWLHGDVAPGNLLVSGGALSAVIDFGTCGWGDPACDLVIAWTFFDGRSRDAFRGAVDADAGTWARARGWALWKALITMDRRRDDAAASAAARRVLEAVLADHAAHG; from the coding sequence ATGACCCGGCTCGCCGCTCCCGCGATCACCGCCGACCTCGTGCGACGCCTCGTCGCCGAGCAGCACCCGCGCTGGGCGGCACTCCCGGTGACGCCCGTCCCGCGCAGCGGCTGGGACAACCGCACCTTCCGCCTGGGCGACGAGCTGCTGGTGCGCCTGCCCAGTGCGGCCGAGTACGCCGAGGCGGTGGTGAAGGAGCAGCGCTGGCTGCCCGTCCTGGCCGGGCACCTGCCGCTGCCGATCCCGGCTCCCGTGGCTGCGGGGGCGCCCGGCCGGCACTTCCCGTGGCCCTGGTCGGTGTACCGGTGGCTGCCCGGTGAGTCCGCCGATGCCGCACCGCCCGCCGACCTGACGCGGCTCGCCGTCGACCTCGCGGCGTTTCTCGCGGCGCTGCAGGCGGTGCCAGGGCCGGGACCGGGGCCGGGTCAGCACAACTGGTGGCGCGGCGGGCCGGTCGACCGCTACGAGCACGAGACCCGTCACGCCCTCGAGGTCCTGGCCGGCGAGGTCGACGTCACGGCCGCCGGGCAGGTCTGGCAGGCCGCGGTGGCGTCGACGTGGGGCGGGCCGGACGTCTGGCTGCACGGCGACGTCGCGCCCGGGAACCTCCTGGTCAGCGGAGGCGCCCTCAGTGCCGTCATCGACTTCGGCACGTGCGGCTGGGGCGACCCCGCCTGCGACCTCGTGATCGCCTGGACCTTCTTCGACGGCCGGTCGCGGGATGCCTTCCGAGGAGCCGTCGACGCCGATGCGGGGACGTGGGCGCGGGCGCGTGGGTGGGCGCTGTGGAAGGCGCTGATCACGATGGACCGGCGGCGCGACGACGCCGCGGCATCCGCGGCCGCCCGGCGGGTGCTGGAGGCCGTGCTCGCGGACCACGCCGCGCACGGCTGA
- a CDS encoding type 1 glutamine amidotransferase, with protein sequence MILTVIEHTPSCPLDRFGGWLTEVDPELRIRTVRPWAGDEIPAVEAVREGLVVLGGPSHAHDDVGLPWLPTTRGLLAAAATSGVPTLGICLGAQLLAVATGGRVQVGAPPGRESGVIDVHPRPDAAADPLLGGLAADVPADHPLTGGVLLAMPTMHADAVVDLPPGAVWLASSHLYPYQAFRVGPAAWGVQFHPEVSRATFATWAALNDDVDDAAVLAAYDEHADAVTAGGRALAHRFAEVVRHAATAGTPSTAQPALLD encoded by the coding sequence GTGATCCTCACCGTGATCGAGCACACGCCCTCGTGTCCCCTCGACCGCTTCGGCGGCTGGCTGACCGAGGTCGACCCGGAGCTGAGGATCCGCACGGTCCGCCCATGGGCGGGTGACGAGATCCCTGCGGTCGAGGCGGTCCGCGAAGGTCTCGTCGTACTCGGCGGACCGAGCCATGCGCACGACGACGTCGGTCTCCCCTGGCTCCCGACGACGCGCGGCTTGCTGGCGGCCGCCGCGACGTCGGGGGTGCCGACACTCGGGATCTGCCTCGGCGCGCAGCTGCTCGCGGTGGCCACGGGCGGGCGGGTCCAGGTCGGGGCTCCTCCCGGGCGGGAGTCGGGGGTCATCGACGTGCACCCGCGTCCCGACGCGGCGGCGGACCCCCTCCTCGGCGGGCTTGCCGCCGACGTGCCCGCCGACCACCCCCTCACCGGAGGGGTGCTCCTGGCGATGCCGACGATGCACGCCGACGCCGTCGTGGACCTTCCTCCGGGCGCCGTGTGGCTGGCGTCCTCGCACCTGTACCCCTACCAGGCCTTCCGCGTGGGTCCGGCGGCGTGGGGCGTGCAGTTCCACCCCGAGGTCTCGCGTGCGACGTTCGCCACCTGGGCCGCGCTGAACGACGACGTCGACGACGCCGCGGTGCTCGCGGCGTACGACGAGCACGCCGACGCGGTCACCGCGGGCGGTCGGGCCCTCGCGCACCGCTTCGCCGAGGTCGTGCGCCACGCGGCCACGGCGGGCACGCCGAGCACCGCGCAGCCCGCGCTGCTGGACTGA
- a CDS encoding DNA repair helicase XPB, which translates to MTEGAPGPLIVQSDKTLLLEIDHPDAAACRRAIAPFAELERAPEHVHTYRLTPLGLWNARAAGHDAEQVVAVLLQYSRYPVPHALLVDVAETMARYGRLQLVQHPTHGLVLHALDRAVLEEVLRSRKTAGLVGARIDPDTVAVHASERGHLKQVLLKLGWPVEDLAGYVDGEAHPIDLDETGWAMRPYQQQAVDGFWDGGSGVVVLPCGAGKTIVGAGAMARSKTTTLILVTNTVSARQWRDELLRRTTLTEDEIGEYSGARKEVRPVTIATYQVLTTRRKGVYTHLELLDARDWGLVLYDEVHLLPAPIFRMTADLQARRRLGLTATLVREDGREDEVFSLIGPKRFDAPWKDIESQGYIAPADCVEVRLTLPDGDRLAYATAEPEEKYRLAASATGKNRVVEQLVAQHPDDQVLVIGQYIDQLELLADHLDAPLITGATTVRERERLFAAFRTGEVTRLVVSKVANFSVDLPEAAVAIQVSGSFGSRQEEAQRLGRIMRPKADGRTAHFYAVVARDTVDQEFAAHRQRFLAEQGYAYRIVDAEDLVGG; encoded by the coding sequence ATGACCGAAGGCGCCCCCGGGCCGCTCATCGTGCAGAGCGACAAGACGCTCCTGCTCGAGATCGACCACCCCGACGCCGCGGCGTGCCGGCGCGCGATCGCGCCCTTCGCCGAGCTCGAGCGGGCACCGGAGCACGTCCACACCTACCGGCTGACGCCGCTCGGGCTGTGGAACGCGCGCGCCGCCGGCCACGACGCCGAGCAGGTCGTCGCCGTCCTGCTGCAGTACTCGCGCTACCCCGTCCCCCACGCCCTGCTCGTCGACGTCGCCGAGACGATGGCGCGCTACGGCCGCCTGCAGCTCGTGCAGCACCCGACGCACGGCCTCGTGCTGCACGCGCTGGACCGCGCGGTGCTCGAGGAGGTCCTGCGCTCGCGCAAGACCGCCGGGCTCGTCGGCGCGCGCATCGACCCGGACACGGTCGCGGTCCACGCGAGCGAGCGGGGCCACCTCAAGCAGGTGCTGCTCAAGCTCGGCTGGCCCGTCGAGGACCTCGCCGGGTACGTCGACGGCGAGGCCCACCCGATCGACCTGGACGAGACCGGCTGGGCCATGCGGCCCTACCAGCAGCAGGCGGTCGACGGCTTCTGGGACGGCGGCAGCGGCGTCGTCGTGCTCCCGTGCGGCGCGGGCAAGACGATCGTCGGCGCGGGCGCCATGGCGCGCTCGAAGACGACGACGCTCATCCTCGTGACCAACACGGTCTCGGCGCGCCAGTGGCGCGACGAGCTGCTGCGCCGCACGACGCTCACCGAGGACGAGATCGGCGAGTACTCGGGTGCCCGCAAGGAGGTGCGACCGGTCACGATCGCGACCTACCAGGTGCTCACGACCCGCCGGAAGGGCGTCTACACGCACCTCGAGCTGCTGGACGCGCGCGACTGGGGCCTCGTCCTCTACGACGAGGTCCACCTGCTGCCGGCGCCGATCTTCCGCATGACGGCCGACCTGCAGGCCCGGCGGCGCCTCGGCCTGACCGCGACGCTCGTGCGCGAGGACGGCCGCGAGGACGAGGTCTTCTCGCTCATCGGCCCGAAGCGCTTCGACGCACCCTGGAAGGACATCGAGTCCCAGGGCTACATCGCGCCCGCCGACTGCGTCGAGGTGCGCCTCACCCTGCCCGACGGCGACCGCCTCGCCTACGCGACCGCCGAGCCGGAGGAGAAGTACCGGCTCGCGGCGAGCGCCACGGGCAAGAACCGGGTCGTCGAGCAGCTCGTCGCCCAGCACCCGGACGACCAGGTGCTCGTCATCGGCCAGTACATCGACCAGCTCGAGCTGCTGGCGGACCACCTCGACGCCCCGCTCATCACGGGCGCGACGACCGTCCGCGAGCGCGAGCGGCTGTTCGCGGCGTTCCGCACGGGGGAGGTCACGCGGCTCGTCGTGAGCAAGGTCGCCAACTTCTCGGTCGACCTGCCCGAGGCCGCCGTCGCGATCCAGGTCAGCGGCTCCTTCGGGTCACGCCAGGAGGAGGCGCAGCGCCTCGGCCGGATCATGCGGCCCAAGGCGGACGGGCGCACCGCGCACTTCTACGCGGTCGTCGCGCGGGACACCGTCGACCAGGAGTTCGCCGCGCACCGGCAGCGCTTCCTCGCCGAGCAGGGCTACGCGTACCGGATCGTCGACGCGGAGGACCTGGTCGGCGGCTGA
- a CDS encoding helicase-associated domain-containing protein, with protein MTTFTEHLRARGEAGLAALLDGRPDLAAPPPATLRALAARAANRASLDRALAGVDVVVLHVLEAALALFPADGRADDGGRAPLTEADLAAATGARPDDVAPAVAVAWDLALLWSPDVVEGAAPAPGAPLVPAPGLDEVLGPYPAGLGPTLRTALARRSAQGLERLRADLGLPARAPEAGDPDDVSAAPPDDAGSAVDAVAAHLARPATVRALLDRAPTGAAPVLDALAWGPPVGRSPVPAPGQEPGPGRTAVEWLLRHGLLSVGDPQHVVLPREVALVLRDGRTHRGTPGEPTPDAAAVDDRTVAAESAQHALEAVRLVGVLLETWSADPPPVLRAGGLGTRELRRVASRLGTDETTTALVVEVAGAAGLVADDGEEQASIAPTADADDWLRRPAPERWEVLAAAWFASERAAWLVGTRDDRGTVRPALDPEARRPWAPRLRRTVLEVLAATPAPGTPAGRRGALTAEQVHEVLAWRTPRSAPPVHAVESVLAEATTLGVLGGGALAAAGAALLGPGPAAAAALAAQLPPAVDELLLQGDLTGIVPGRPSEGLAALVELAAQVESRGAGLTVRFTESSVRHALDRGRTAEELLAELSRFARNGVPQPLEYLVLDVARRHGRLRVGMASSYLRADDPSLLAGLVDDKALRGLGLLLLAPTVIASQATPSALLAALRERGLAPVTEDPGGNVVVVDPTAARVRGRARRRPAPAAPAAPAADDARRRRLHRLAKDLLAADRREAAAATAGGPPARPTAGEAWQATGDEQGTPDPVLALALLREAVAEGREVWLDIVGPGGGSTRRRVRPVRVDAGRVRAIDPVREAELTVAVHRIAGVTPT; from the coding sequence ATGACCACGTTCACCGAGCACCTGCGCGCCCGCGGGGAAGCGGGTCTCGCCGCGCTGCTCGACGGACGTCCCGACCTGGCGGCCCCGCCACCGGCGACCCTCAGGGCGCTCGCCGCGCGCGCCGCCAACCGCGCCAGCCTGGACCGCGCCCTCGCGGGCGTCGACGTCGTCGTCCTGCACGTCCTGGAGGCCGCGCTCGCGCTCTTCCCCGCGGACGGCCGCGCCGACGACGGCGGCCGCGCACCCCTGACTGAGGCGGACCTTGCCGCAGCCACCGGGGCCCGGCCCGACGACGTCGCGCCCGCGGTCGCCGTCGCGTGGGACCTGGCGCTGCTGTGGAGCCCCGACGTCGTGGAGGGCGCCGCGCCGGCGCCCGGAGCCCCGCTCGTCCCGGCCCCCGGGCTCGACGAGGTGCTCGGCCCCTACCCCGCGGGGCTCGGGCCCACGCTCCGCACGGCGCTGGCGCGCCGCAGCGCGCAGGGCCTCGAGCGGCTGCGCGCCGACCTCGGCCTGCCGGCGCGGGCACCCGAGGCCGGTGACCCCGACGACGTCAGCGCCGCTCCGCCGGACGACGCCGGGTCGGCCGTCGACGCCGTCGCGGCCCATCTCGCGCGCCCGGCCACCGTCCGCGCGCTCCTCGACCGGGCACCCACCGGGGCCGCGCCCGTGCTCGACGCGCTCGCGTGGGGCCCTCCCGTGGGCCGCTCCCCCGTCCCCGCGCCGGGCCAGGAGCCCGGACCGGGCCGCACCGCCGTCGAGTGGCTGCTGCGCCACGGCCTGCTCTCGGTCGGGGACCCCCAGCACGTCGTGCTCCCCCGGGAGGTCGCGCTCGTGCTCCGCGACGGCCGGACGCACCGCGGCACGCCCGGCGAGCCGACCCCCGACGCCGCGGCGGTCGACGACCGCACGGTCGCCGCCGAGTCGGCCCAGCACGCGCTCGAGGCGGTCCGGCTCGTCGGCGTCCTGCTCGAGACCTGGAGCGCCGACCCGCCGCCCGTCCTGCGGGCCGGCGGGCTCGGCACGCGCGAGCTGCGCCGCGTCGCCAGCCGGCTCGGCACCGACGAGACCACGACGGCGCTCGTCGTCGAGGTCGCGGGGGCCGCCGGGCTCGTGGCCGACGACGGCGAGGAGCAGGCGTCGATCGCCCCCACCGCCGACGCCGACGACTGGCTGCGCCGGCCCGCGCCCGAGCGCTGGGAGGTGCTCGCCGCCGCATGGTTCGCCTCGGAGCGCGCGGCGTGGCTGGTGGGGACGCGCGACGACCGCGGGACCGTGCGGCCCGCGCTCGACCCCGAGGCCCGGCGGCCGTGGGCGCCGCGCCTGCGGCGCACCGTGCTCGAGGTGCTCGCCGCCACGCCCGCGCCCGGGACGCCCGCGGGCCGTCGCGGCGCCCTGACCGCGGAGCAGGTCCACGAGGTCCTCGCCTGGCGCACGCCCCGCTCCGCGCCGCCCGTGCACGCCGTGGAGTCGGTGCTCGCGGAGGCCACCACGCTCGGCGTCCTCGGTGGTGGCGCGCTCGCCGCGGCGGGCGCCGCCCTGCTCGGCCCCGGGCCCGCCGCCGCGGCCGCGCTGGCTGCCCAGCTCCCGCCCGCGGTCGACGAGCTCCTGCTCCAGGGCGACCTCACCGGCATCGTGCCCGGCCGCCCGTCGGAGGGCCTCGCGGCGCTGGTCGAGCTCGCGGCGCAGGTCGAGTCGCGCGGAGCGGGCCTGACCGTGCGCTTCACCGAGTCCAGCGTGCGCCACGCGCTCGACCGCGGACGCACCGCCGAGGAGCTGCTCGCCGAGCTGTCGCGGTTCGCCCGCAACGGCGTGCCGCAGCCGCTCGAGTACCTGGTGCTCGACGTCGCCCGCCGCCACGGGCGGCTGCGCGTGGGGATGGCGTCGTCGTACCTGCGCGCCGACGACCCGTCCCTGCTCGCCGGCCTGGTCGACGACAAGGCGCTGCGCGGGCTCGGCCTGCTCCTCCTGGCGCCGACCGTCATCGCGTCGCAGGCCACGCCGTCCGCCCTGCTCGCCGCGCTGCGCGAGCGAGGGCTCGCACCCGTCACCGAGGACCCGGGCGGGAACGTCGTGGTCGTCGACCCCACCGCCGCGCGCGTCCGCGGACGCGCGCGCCGCCGTCCGGCCCCGGCGGCGCCCGCAGCCCCGGCGGCCGACGACGCCCGCCGGCGCCGGCTGCACCGCCTCGCGAAGGACCTGCTCGCCGCGGACCGGCGCGAGGCCGCCGCGGCCACGGCCGGCGGCCCGCCCGCGCGCCCGACCGCCGGCGAGGCGTGGCAGGCGACCGGTGACGAGCAGGGAACACCCGACCCGGTCCTGGCGTTGGCGCTGCTGCGGGAGGCCGTCGCCGAGGGCCGAGAGGTCTGGCTCGACATCGTCGGCCCGGGTGGTGGCTCGACACGCCGCCGGGTCCGCCCGGTGCGCGTCGACGCGGGCCGCGTCCGCGCCATCGACCCGGTCCGCGAGGCCGAGCTCACCGTCGCCGTGCACCGCATCGCCGGCGTCACCCCCACCTGA